The DNA region CGGTTTACGAGACTCGCACTACGGTCGGAGACATCCACGTGGAAATTTGCTCCAACTGCCACCCATACTTCACCGGAAAATCCAAAATTCTGGATACAACCGGTCGAGTAGACAAGTTCAAGAAAAAATACAAAATCTCCTAATCGGGATTTTAGGTTTGGGGGCGTCCCCTTTGCTTTCGCAAAGGTCGGGCTCCTCCGAGCTGCGCTTGCGCTCCGGTCGCTTCGCGACTGCTACGCACTCTTCGGATCCCTGACGCGATCAAAAAAGAAATCTTCCCGCTTAAAAGTGCTTTCCTGCTCTATCAACAAAGTCTAATCTAAGAAAGGCAATTATCATGTCAGTAATGGATTTTAACAGATATAAAGAAATCAACGACCAAAGGTTGAACTATAGAGAAATGGAAGACGCCACAGTCGTTTCCAACTATAGAAACGTAGGTTGTGGAGACGGATATCGTATCTATCTTAAAATAGACGATAACAGAAAAGTCACTGATGCAAGTTATACTACCACAGGTTGTGGATTCGGGATCGTTGCACTTGCAATGGCCACAGAGATCGCTAAGGGAAAAACCATAGACGAATTGAAAAACGTCACCACCGACGACGTCGAAAAACAATTCGAGTTTCCTGAGCGTCGTAAAAATTATCCTGAGTCTGCAGTAGCAGCACTCCAACAAGCAATCCATGATTACGAAACCGGAGCAGGAGTTCCGAAAGAAAGAAGGATCACTGCCGCAAAAGCAAAAGAGATTCTTGCGGAAACCGGAAGCCTAAAAGGTCAGGACTTATCTTCTATCATATTAGAAAAAGAAGATCTACATGGAGTGGATTTCTCCGGAGCAAACTTAAACAACGCATTCTTAACCAACTGTAATTTTGCAGGAGCCAATTTTGAAGGTGCACGACTTCGTGGAGCCTTCTTGAATGGAGCGGACCTAACAGGCGCCAATCTAAAAGGTGCGGATTTACGTTGGGCAAAACTCGCGGGGGCCAAGATAGAGGGTGCGGACTTTACGGACGCAGTCTATGATATAGGCACCAGAGTGGACCAAAGACAAATACATATTTTCTCTTCCATGAAGAAGGAAGGAAAAGATATCTATATGGAGAAACATGAAGCCGGGTGATAAAGCTAAACTAACTAAAAGAAGTTTTCTTTTAAAAGGAGTGATCGTACTCACCGGCGCTCAAGTGGAGATCCAAGAGATCAATGGAGACAAAGTTTCCGTCCTATATAATGATCGAGAAGGATATCCTCACACAATCGAAGATCTCACCCTCGCAGATCTTGCTCCTATAGAATAATAAAGCTCACGCTAAGCCGCTAAGATTAGAAATTAAAAAATTTCTAATCTAAATTCAAGAACATTGTCTTATTTCGGGTTTATTTGGATTATATTAAATATGATCCGGGCACTTCTTATATTTTTCCTTGTTCAAGGAGTTTTAAGCGCGGAAGAAAAAATTCCCTCTCTTATGCCTGTGCCGGTAGGAGGGAACTTATGTAGATACATTGACGAAGA from Leptospira selangorensis includes:
- the rpmE gene encoding 50S ribosomal protein L31, whose translation is MKTDIHPKYADAKIRCACGAVYETRTTVGDIHVEICSNCHPYFTGKSKILDTTGRVDKFKKKYKIS
- a CDS encoding pentapeptide repeat-containing protein, whose amino-acid sequence is MSVMDFNRYKEINDQRLNYREMEDATVVSNYRNVGCGDGYRIYLKIDDNRKVTDASYTTTGCGFGIVALAMATEIAKGKTIDELKNVTTDDVEKQFEFPERRKNYPESAVAALQQAIHDYETGAGVPKERRITAAKAKEILAETGSLKGQDLSSIILEKEDLHGVDFSGANLNNAFLTNCNFAGANFEGARLRGAFLNGADLTGANLKGADLRWAKLAGAKIEGADFTDAVYDIGTRVDQRQIHIFSSMKKEGKDIYMEKHEAG